The bacterium genome contains the following window.
TGGGTTTCAGCGTCAAAAAAACCATGCTGCTGGCGCAGCGTCTGTACGAAGCGGGCATGATCACCTACATGCGCACCGATTCGGTGAACCTGGCGCCGGAGGCGATCGCCGGAGTGCGTAAAATGATCGCCGAGACCATGGGCCCGGCTTATGTTCCGGAAAAACCCAATTACTACGCCGCCAAAGCAGGCGCTCAGGAGGCGCATGAAGCCATCCGTCCCACCCATGTTCTGACCACGCCGGAGGATCTGCACTCGTTCGAGCGCGATGCGGTGCGATTATATGATCTGATCTGGAGGCAGTTCATCGCCTGTCAGATGAAGCCGGCCGAGTTCGATGCCACGGCCATCATCATTCAGGCGGGCGAGTATGAACTGCGCGCCCGCGGCCGCGTATTGCGCTTTGACGGTTGGATGAAAATTCTTCCCCCTGTTAAAAAGGAGGAGGAGAGCGAGATTCCAGACCTGGCGAAGGGCGATGTGCTTGAACTCAAGGCGCTGGATCCCAGCCGCCATTTCACCAAGCCGCCGGCCCGCTACACCGAAGCCTCACTGGTGCGCGAGCTGGAAAAACGGGGAATCGGCCGGCCGTCCACCTATGCGCCCATTATCTCCACGATTCAGGAACGAGGTTATGTGAAACTGGTGAGCCGCCGCTTCTATGCGCAAAAAATCGGTGATGTGGTCACCGACCGGCTGGTGGAGAATTTTTCCGATCTGCTGGATTACGGTTTCACCGCAGGGATGGAGGAAAAGCTCGACGTCGTCTCCCGGGGCGAGGCGGACTGGCGCCAAATCCTGGATGTCTTTTACAGAGAGTTCAAAAAACAGCTGACTCTGGCCGGCAGCCGAATGCGCCGCAACGAGCCGGTGTCGACCGATCTGCCCTGTCCCGCCTGCAGACGGCCCATGAACATCCGCGTGGCCTCCACCGGCGTGTTCCTCAGCTGTTCGGGTTACGATCTACCAGTCAAAGAGAGGTGCAAAACCACGCGCAACCTGCTTGCCGGCGATGAGGTTTCATCCGCAAGCAGTCAAAATGAGGAAGAAGGGGATGTCGGAGAAATTTGCGCCAAGCGCCGTTGTGCGCGCTGCGGCTCTCTGATGGACAGCTATCTACTCGACCAACAGCATAAACTGCACATCTGCGGCAACTCTCCGGATTGCAGCGGATGGGAACTGGAACAGGGTACATTCAAAATAAAAGGGTATGACGGCCCGGCACTGGCTTGCGACCTGTGCGGCGCTCCTATGCAGCTGAAAAGCGGCCGTTTTGGAAAATATTTCAGCTGCAGCAAATATCCAGAGTGCAAAAACACCCGCAAACTGCTGCGCACCGGGCAGCCGGCGCCGCCGAAGTCCGCACCGGTGCCCATGCCCGAATTGAAATGCAAAAAATCCGACGCTTACTTTTTACTGCGCGACGGCGCCGCCGGCCTGTTTCTCGCCGCCCACACGTTTCCCAAATCGCGCGAGACCGCCAATCCCAAAGTCAAAGACCTGGTGCGCCATCGCACCGAACTGGCGGAAAAGTTCCATTATCTGGCCGACGCCCCGACGGTTGATCCGGAGGGACATGATTTTGAAATCCGTTTCAAACGCAAAGAAAAAATCCAGTACCTGGTCAGTGTGCTGGACGACGGCTCCCCCGCCGGCTGGACCGCCTATTATGAAAACGACCGTTGGCAAATGAAACAGGAAAAAGTCAGATCCAGCGCTCTGAAAGCACCGCGCGCCTTCAGAGGCCGGAATCGCTGATCATTCACCTTCTCGAAAAGCAGGAGGATCCTCGAATGAAAAAAATTGCCCTTCTCGCCGCCGGTGTGCTCTGCGCCGTTTTCCTTCACACGCAGGCCACGTGTCTTGCCGCAGATGAGCAAGAGGTCTACAGCAAAAGCGAAGTGATCGTGGCCGGAGCCGATACCGCTCGCCTGGCCACTGACCTCTATCTGCCGAAAGGCACAGGGCCGTTCTCCTGCATCCTCTTTCGCACGCCGTACAATAAAAACGGCGCAAAAGGGGATGCGGAGAGATTTGTTAAAAAGGGGTATGCGGTGGTCGCTCAGGATGTGCGCGGCACCGGCAAATCCGGCGCACCCTTTTATCCATTCCGCTATGAACGGGCCGATGGCCTGGCTACCCTGGCCTGGATTCGCCGGCAACCCTGGAGCAACGGCCGCGTCGGCGGTTGGGGCGGCAGCTATGTCGGCTTCACCCAGTGGGTGATCAGCGATCAGCTGAACGCAGTGACCGCCCTGGTGACCACGGCAGACATGTACGACGCTTTCTATCCGAGCGGACTCTTTTCACTGGCCACCAGCCTGAACTGGGGATTGATCATGAATCATCCTAAACTCAAACCGGAACAGATCCTCGCCGCCTATCACCGCCTGCCCCTGTCGATCGTCGATGATTCCACCGGCGCTGCTAATGCCTTCTTGGAGGACTGGCTGCAGCATGAGACGAACGACTCTTATTGGCGCTCCTTTTCATTTCGCCAACCTGTGAACACACCGGTCTTGTCCATCGGCGGCTGGTATGACATGTTCCTGGAGGCGCAGATTAAAGATTTTGTAAACCTGGGTAAAAAACGGCATCCGGACAGCCGACTGATCATAGGTCCGTTTGCCCATGGACAGATCGCCATTCCCACGGACTTTGGCGATGCCGCCAAATTGGACCGGTTCATGGACCTGGCCCGTGCGTTCGTTGATAACCATGTCAAACACCCGGACGCAGTCCTACCCTACTCTGATTCGCTGATGAGCCGGCCATTTGCATTTTTTATCATTCATGGTAATCGTTGGGTCCTGAGCAAGCAATGGCCGCCGGAACAGTCCAACCCCGTACGCTATTACCTCGGCCCCAAAGGCACGCTCAGCACGAACAAACCCACCAAAGCGGAACGAGCGACCTTTGTCTATGATCCGCAAAACCCCTATCCATCTCTGGGCGGCACGTTTCTCGGCATGGGCGTAGGACCAGCCTGGCAAAACAGCAATGTGGAGCGCACGGATCAAGTGGTCTTTGAGAGCGATACATTGAGTGCAGCGCTGACGCTGCTTGGACCGCTGCAGGCAGAGCTCTATGTCGCCAGCGATGCAGCGAGCACGGATTTCTTCGCCTGTCTGCAGGATGTGCAGCCGGACGGTAAAATCGTCAACATTCAGGAGGGCGGACAAAAAGTTCAGGGGGGCAAAAAAATCCGCTGCATTCGTTTCTCACTCTGGGCAGCCGGTTATCAGCTGGCGGCGGGACACAAACTACGGCTGGTCATTTGCTCCAGTCTGTTTCCGCGATACAATCGGAACTTGAACAACGGAGAGCCCATCTATTCGGCAGCGCACTCACGAATCGCCAATCAGACGATCAGCTGGGGGCCGAAACATCCTTCGCATCTGATCCTGCCGATCATGCCGTAGATTGGCCATTCATGCGGGATAGTTCCATTTTTATCGAGCATCCTCAGCCTGGACCGCCATCCTGCCTCAGCTGTTTCCGCTCACTCCGGCACCAGAGTTTTACCTGACAAGGTCTCGGCAGCGCGGCCGTCGTTTCTCTCACCCCATGGGCCGGACGAACGGGCCGGCTCCATCGAGGAGACAGCAGACAGCCCATCCGGCTCCGGCGCCTGCCAGAGAGGGCGATCCGGTGTCTCCGGGCATAGCCGCTTTTGCCAAAAGGGAACAGCATAACATTCAGCCAACAGAAAAGGGGGTATCATAGAACTCTCGCTGCGTTAGCCACCGGTCATCCTTCATCTTGATCCTTATGGAACATCCTTCGCAACGCACCGCCGCCGGGCGGCGCCACAGCTGATTTAAGGGTCTACCTTGAAAATCTGCACCCCCTGAGGCGCACTCGGCGGGTAGGGATCCGATTCTGCGCCCAGATAGGGTTGAATGACAACAAAGTACGCGCTGTAGCTGCTGCTCGCGGCAAATCCCGGCGCTGCGTTGCCGCCGAGATGGACCATCCCTGGTGCCACTGTGCGATTCCACAGGCGCAGATATGCGCCCTTGTCCGACACGCCGATGGACCAGTTGGTCAGGACAAAATTTTTGCTCAGCCATTCCGGCTTGCCATCCACACGCGAATCATAGGCGATCAAAATGTTTGCCGACCGGTCCACGGAAAAAGAGATGAACGACGAATCGGCGTTGGTCTTGTCATCGTTGGCCGTCTTGATGCAGGTAAGGCCTTGCAGAGCATCCGGCAGATCAATGAGCGTGAACGTCCGGTCTACGTAATAGGTGCTGTCTTTGTACAGCTGCGAAACCCGATAGCGGGACGGCTGCAGATTTTCAATCACCACGTTCTCGGGAACAGCCGGTTCGTCAGGCTCTATATTCACCAGATGGAAGACGGCGTCGCTGCCGAAAGGCGGCGTCAGGGTCACCACGCCGCCGGACGGCACCGCCTCTGCAGATATACGCTGGCCGGTGCGCGGATGATACCATACGCAGTTCCAGAGTCCCTGCTGGCCGGATAGATCCACCACAACCGGCAGACCATCGATGGAATAGGCCACAATTTCATGGCCCACGCGGGTCATGGCCACGGCGTTCGGCGACACCAGGCTGTTATCCGGCCGCATCTCCCAAAAAGGCACGCCGAGCATAAACGTTTTTAAATGATTCAGATCATTCCACAGACTGTCGAACTCGGCATAGTCGGCCAGAGGCCAGACATGCAGTTCGCACTGCGCGTTCGCCAGAGCCAGGCACCAGGTCATCTTGCGGACATTGCTGCGGTCCTTGTCGCTGGAGCTGATCTTGCCGGTCTCGTCAAAAGAGATCATCAGCGGGTGACCGGCGTCCTGAGCCGCCTGGCGCCATTCCAGGGCCATGGCATTGAATTGCCGCGGAGGCAGCGTCGCCGACGGCAGCTCGGTCTGGATGCTGGTGGCGGAAAAAACCTGAGAGCGCAGATACCAATCCACCGGCGCATTCACGTTGTGCACCGCAATGGGATGGTCGTAGGGATCCAATTCCTGCAGCAGCAAGCTGTAATTGACCGCCTGAGTGGAAGAATAGCGTTCATTGTACTCTTCGCGCAGATTCCAGATCAATCCGGTGTGATGGCCGAAGCGGGCGATCATATAGCGGTAAAAATTTTCACGATTGGCGGGAATGAGCGCGCCGTCATCCTCCAGCACCAGATGCAAAACCATCTGGCGATCACGGATATAGTCGAACATGCTCTCCCATCTCCTCATCTTGTCGATATCGTAGCGGGTCTGGTCGTTGACCGTGAGCCAGGGAAAAACCAG
Protein-coding sequences here:
- a CDS encoding CocE/NonD family hydrolase, encoding MKKIALLAAGVLCAVFLHTQATCLAADEQEVYSKSEVIVAGADTARLATDLYLPKGTGPFSCILFRTPYNKNGAKGDAERFVKKGYAVVAQDVRGTGKSGAPFYPFRYERADGLATLAWIRRQPWSNGRVGGWGGSYVGFTQWVISDQLNAVTALVTTADMYDAFYPSGLFSLATSLNWGLIMNHPKLKPEQILAAYHRLPLSIVDDSTGAANAFLEDWLQHETNDSYWRSFSFRQPVNTPVLSIGGWYDMFLEAQIKDFVNLGKKRHPDSRLIIGPFAHGQIAIPTDFGDAAKLDRFMDLARAFVDNHVKHPDAVLPYSDSLMSRPFAFFIIHGNRWVLSKQWPPEQSNPVRYYLGPKGTLSTNKPTKAERATFVYDPQNPYPSLGGTFLGMGVGPAWQNSNVERTDQVVFESDTLSAALTLLGPLQAELYVASDAASTDFFACLQDVQPDGKIVNIQEGGQKVQGGKKIRCIRFSLWAAGYQLAAGHKLRLVICSSLFPRYNRNLNNGEPIYSAAHSRIANQTISWGPKHPSHLILPIMP
- a CDS encoding DNA topoisomerase I subunit omega (catalyzes the ATP-dependent breakage of single-stranded DNA followed by passage and rejoining, maintains net negative superhelicity), coding for GFSVKKTMLLAQRLYEAGMITYMRTDSVNLAPEAIAGVRKMIAETMGPAYVPEKPNYYAAKAGAQEAHEAIRPTHVLTTPEDLHSFERDAVRLYDLIWRQFIACQMKPAEFDATAIIIQAGEYELRARGRVLRFDGWMKILPPVKKEEESEIPDLAKGDVLELKALDPSRHFTKPPARYTEASLVRELEKRGIGRPSTYAPIISTIQERGYVKLVSRRFYAQKIGDVVTDRLVENFSDLLDYGFTAGMEEKLDVVSRGEADWRQILDVFYREFKKQLTLAGSRMRRNEPVSTDLPCPACRRPMNIRVASTGVFLSCSGYDLPVKERCKTTRNLLAGDEVSSASSQNEEEGDVGEICAKRRCARCGSLMDSYLLDQQHKLHICGNSPDCSGWELEQGTFKIKGYDGPALACDLCGAPMQLKSGRFGKYFSCSKYPECKNTRKLLRTGQPAPPKSAPVPMPELKCKKSDAYFLLRDGAAGLFLAAHTFPKSRETANPKVKDLVRHRTELAEKFHYLADAPTVDPEGHDFEIRFKRKEKIQYLVSVLDDGSPAGWTAYYENDRWQMKQEKVRSSALKAPRAFRGRNR